The following proteins come from a genomic window of Oncorhynchus clarkii lewisi isolate Uvic-CL-2024 chromosome 23, UVic_Ocla_1.0, whole genome shotgun sequence:
- the LOC139381089 gene encoding opsin-3-like, with protein MFGSEVIQAINPANLASTEKNTEEYIFAVGTYKLLAFAIGTIGVFGFCNNIIVIVLYYRFKRLRTPTNLLIVNISISDVLVSVIGINFTFVSCIKGGWVWNSATCIWDGFSNSLFGIVSIMSLSALAYERYIRVVHAKVVDFPWAWRCITYIWLYSLVWTGAPLLGWNRYTLEIHQLGCSLDWTSKDPNDSSFVLFFLLACFFVPVGIMIYCYGNILYTVQMLRSIQDLQTVQIIKILRYEKKVAVMFLLMISCFLVCWTPYAVVSMMEAFGRKSMVTPAIAIIPSFFAKSSTAYNPLIYISMSRKFRRCLLQLLCSRLSWIQHSVKDRPLARSIERPIRPIFMSHRGDGERPKKRVTFSSSSIIFIIANNDIHHLDTTSKGRMLSEVIQVRPL; from the exons ATGTTTGGAAGCGAAGTTATTCAAGCAATAAATCCTGCGAATTTAGCTAGCACTGAAAAAAATACAGAAGAATATATATTTGCGGTTGGTACTTACAAACTCCTTGCTTTTGCCATCGGAACAATCGGAGTCTTCGGATTTTGCAACAATATTATTGTCATCGTGCTGTACTACAGATTCAAGAGACTCCGGACGCCCACAAATTTGTTAATAGTAAACATTAGTATAAGTGACGTGTTGGTGTCTGTCATTGGAATTAACTTTACGTTTGTTTCGTGCATCAAAGGCGGATGGGTCTGGAACTCGGCAACATGCATTTGGGACGGATTCAGCAACAGTTTATTTG GCATCGTGTCCATCATGAGTCTCTCTGCCCTGGCCTATGAGCGCTACATCCGGGTGGTCCATGCTAAGGTGGTGGACTTCCCCTGGGCCTGGAGGTGCATCACTTACATCTGGCTCTACTCCCTGGTCTGGACAGGGGCTCCTCTCCTGGGGTGGAACCGCTACACTCTGGAGATCCACCAGTTAGGCTGCTCTCTGGACTGGACTTCCAAGGACCCTAACGATTCCTCCTTCGTCCTATTCTTTCTCCTGGCCTGCTTCTTCGTACCAGTGGGCATTATGATCTACTGCTACGGGAACATTCTTTACACAGTGCAAATG CTCCGCTCCATCCAGGACCTTCAGACAGTGCAGATTATTAAGATCCTGCGCTACGAGAAAAAGGTGGCCGTCATGTTCCTCTTGATGATCTCCTGTTTCCTGGTGTGCTGGACGCCCTACGCCGTGGTGTCCATGATGGAAGCCTTTGGCAGGAAGAGCATGGTCACCCCTGCCATCGCCATCATCCCCTCCTTCTTCGCCAAGTCCAGCACGGCCTATAACCCTCTCATCTACATCTCCATGAGCAGAAAG TTCCGGCGCTGCTTGCTGCAGCTGTTGTGCTCCCGGCTCTCGTGGATTCAGCACAGCGTCAAGGACCGCCCCCTGGCCCGGAGCATCGAGCGGCCCATCCGCCCAATCTTCATGTCCCACCGAGGGGATGGGGAACGACCAAAGAAGAGGGTGACCTTCAGCTCGTCctccatcatcttcatcatcgcCAACAACGACATTCACCACCTGGACACCACCTCCAAAGGCCGTATGTTGTCAGAGGTCATCCAGGTGCGGCCGCTGTga